A genomic segment from Acyrthosiphon pisum isolate AL4f chromosome A3, pea_aphid_22Mar2018_4r6ur, whole genome shotgun sequence encodes:
- the LOC100159257 gene encoding uncharacterized protein LOC100159257 isoform X1 — protein MATKSSLRSKWDEFVDSSTATAVELSGTNQMSTGVRNVVGWLKQASLEVQHASLRTLSTMTDHISGATPPLIILHFNDVYNVEPRDQEPCGGASRFSTMIKSFAHQQPMILFSGDVFSPSILSTFTKGEQMSKVLNELGTQCAVFGNHEFDFGLEVLSERVSETKFPWLMSNVVDNETGRPLGDGKITHLLDWHNKRIGLVGLVEREWLDTLATIDPEEVTFIDFVQAGRSLGKQLKEDGCDYVIALTHMRMPNDIKLAENVDEIDLILGGHDHNYDIREINGRHIIKSGTDFREFSKITINLDEPNNSIEVKRIEITKDIEEDAAMKEILDSYLGTIEGKMSEVLGTFTVELDGRFSQIRTEETNLGNWVCDVLLAATGADLVILNSGTFRSDRIHPPGDFTLGDLVNVVPMQDPTIVILVTGQQILEALENSVCKYPKTEGRFPQVSGISFGFYPEAEPGKRIEPDLVRIGDEYLVPDQSYKLATKCYLHNGCDGYTMLKNSPIIVNDEECPELGLAIQNHFSAIQMRQGKSRRLSKHRQSLVTLSRRHSLVKSMEGNEWEGGPSPLRRGSLTSPSLSIHHHGYSHSPSPPSTHHFHHHHHKINRRASFDDLEQQTCQLSPKVQNRIVKLTPQLKQEMLIDRQRLEDESVIQEVDELNNSPQDSFDHS, from the exons ATGGCTACCAAATCTAGTCTAAGATCAAAGTGGGACGAGTTTGTGGACTCTTCTACAGCTACTGCTGTTGAACTTTCTGGTACAAACCAAATGTCAACTGGGGTTCGAAATGTTGTCGGTTGGCTTAaacag gCATCATTAGAAGTACAGCACGCTAGTTTACGAACTCTAAGTACAATGACTGATCATATATCTGGTGCAACTCCACCTCTAATAATTCTTCACTTCAATGACGTCTACAATGTTGAACCAAGAGATCAAGAACCATGTGGAGGTGCTTCCAGATTTTCAACAATGATCAAATCATTTGCTCATCAACaacctatgatattattcaGCGGAGATGTGTTTTCTCCTAGTATAT taaGTACATTTACTAAAGGTGAACAAATGTCAAAGGTGTTAAATGAACTCGGTACACAATGTGCTGTTTTTGGGAATCACGAATTtg actttGGCCTTGAAGTATTATCAGAACGTGTTTCTGAAACTAAATTTCCATGGCTGATGTCCAATGTTGTCGATAACGAGACTGGTAGACCTTTAGGAGATGGTAAAATCACTCATCTTTTAGATTGGCATAATAAGCGAATAGGACTGGTAGGCTTAGTCGAACGTGAGTGGTTAGACACTTTAGCTACTATTGACCCAGAAGAAGTAACATTCATAGACTTTGTGCAAGCTGGCCGGTCTTTAGGAAAACAACTTAAAGAAGATGGCTGTGATTATGTTATAGCTCTTACACATATGCGCATGccaaatgatattaaattagcCGAAAATGTAGATGAAATTGATTTAATTCTTGGTGGTCATGATCACAATTATGATATACGAGAAATCAATGGCAGACATATCATCAAAAGCGGAACTGACTTTAGAGAATTTTCTAAAATCACTATCAATCTTGATGAGCCTAATAATTCAATTGAGGTGAAAAGAATAGAAATCACTAAAGATATTGAAGAAGACGCTGCCATGAAAGAAATTTTGGATTCTTACTTAG GAACAATTGAAGGAAAAATGAGTGaagtattaggtacatttactGTTGAATTAGATGGCCGTTTTAGTCAAATAAGAACTGAAGAAACGAACCTTGGAAATTGGGTGTGTGATGTTCTATTAGCAGCTACAGGAGCAGACTTGGTAATTTTGAATTCAGGAACTTTTAGATCAGATCGTATTCATCCTCCTGGAGATTTCACTTTGGGTGATCTAGTTAATGTTGTGCCAATGCAAGATCCTACTATTGTCATATTAGTAAcag GACAACAAATTTTGGAAGCATTGGAAAATAGTGTTTGTAAATATCCTAAAACAGAAGGACGATTCCCTCAAGTGTCTGGAATTAGTTTTGGTTTCTATCCTGAAGCAGAACCTGGCAAAAGAATTGAACCTGATTTAGTTAGAATAGGAGACGAGTATCTTGTTCCTGATCAGTCTTACAAGTTAGCTACCAAATGTTATTTACATAATGGTTGTGATGGGTATACAATGTTAAAGAACTCTCCCATTAtt GTAAATGATGAAGAATGTCCTGAACTAGGATTAGCTatccaaaatcatttttctgcTATACAAATGCGGCAAGGTAAATCACGCCGATTATCCAAGCACAGGCAAAGTTTAGTCACACTTTCTCGAAG ACATAGTTTGGTGAAGTCAATGGAAGGAAATGAATGGGAAGGTGGGCCGTCGCCACTTAGAAGAGGTTCCCTAACGTCGCCAAGTTTATCCATCCATCATCATGGTTATTCACATTCTCCATCACCACCATCTACTCATCATTTTCACCATCATCATCACAAAATAAATAGACGTGCTAGCTTTGATGATCTAGAACAGCAAACTTGTCAACTATCACCAAAAGTTCAAAATAGAATTGTTAAACTTACTCCACAGCTTAAACAAGAGATGTTAATTGATCGGCAACGTTTGGAAGATGAATCTGTTATACAGGAGGTTGACGAATTAAACAATTCTCCTCAAGATAGTTTTGACCACTCATAA
- the LOC100569779 gene encoding uncharacterized protein LOC100569779: MSLINKPACLTINNNYVTEISDPPNGRKENSEYKIDQIRTDQNKNSAKDLNLLESLRKSISLGKVIQDKPRPTNTNEWLNPPTTSITNECTCSVYMRVSNTRKENLKNELDQKRKLWNSDRRAMIQDKPGQANEEGPRSKPATKSMKQPTVCSTINNVSVPVVDSTTNMENSAMEERIRKLRHRLDFPNKPRENLEQMSMKKAAPCSIKKYVSVPDVSNPNWRMEYLERDTLRIVKNDVMCVNNVDQFLKTLFR; encoded by the exons ATGTCGTTAATAAACAAACCAGCTTGTTtgaccataaataataattatgtgacaGAGATTTCTGATCCTCCAAACGGGAGGAAGGAAAACTCAGAATACAAAATTGACCAGATAAGAACAGATCAGAATAA aAATAGCGCCAAGGACTTGAATCTTTTGGAGTCGTTGCGCAAATCAATAAGTCt CGGTAAAGTAATACAAGACAAACCGAGACCTACGAATACGAACGAGTGGTTGAATCCTCCCACGACGTCAATAACAAATGAATGTACTTGCTCTGTGTATATGCGGGTATCAAATACAAGGAAGGAAAACTTAAAAAACGAATTAGACCAGAAAAGAAAACTATGGAACAG TGATCGTCGTGCAATGATACAAGACAAGCCGGGACAAGCGAATGAAGAAGGACCCAGATCGAAACCTGCTACGAAATCAATGAAACAGCCTACAGTTTGTTCGACCATAAATAATGTTTCTGTGCCTGTGGTGGATTCAACCACGAACATGGAAAATTCAGCAATGGAGGAACGGATAAGAAAACTTCGTCAtag ATTAGATTTTCCAAACAAGCCAAGAGAGAATCTCGAGCAGATGTCAATGAAAAAAGCAGCACCTTGTTCAATCAAAAAGTATGTATCTGTTCCAGATGTTTCTAATCCAAACTGGAGGATGGAATACTTAGAACGCGATACACTTAGGATTGTAAAAAATGATGTTATGTGTGTAAACAATGTGGATCAATTCCTTAAAACTTTATTTcgataa
- the LOC100159257 gene encoding uncharacterized protein LOC100159257 isoform X2 produces MTDHISGATPPLIILHFNDVYNVEPRDQEPCGGASRFSTMIKSFAHQQPMILFSGDVFSPSILSTFTKGEQMSKVLNELGTQCAVFGNHEFDFGLEVLSERVSETKFPWLMSNVVDNETGRPLGDGKITHLLDWHNKRIGLVGLVEREWLDTLATIDPEEVTFIDFVQAGRSLGKQLKEDGCDYVIALTHMRMPNDIKLAENVDEIDLILGGHDHNYDIREINGRHIIKSGTDFREFSKITINLDEPNNSIEVKRIEITKDIEEDAAMKEILDSYLGTIEGKMSEVLGTFTVELDGRFSQIRTEETNLGNWVCDVLLAATGADLVILNSGTFRSDRIHPPGDFTLGDLVNVVPMQDPTIVILVTGQQILEALENSVCKYPKTEGRFPQVSGISFGFYPEAEPGKRIEPDLVRIGDEYLVPDQSYKLATKCYLHNGCDGYTMLKNSPIIVNDEECPELGLAIQNHFSAIQMRQGKSRRLSKHRQSLVTLSRRHSLVKSMEGNEWEGGPSPLRRGSLTSPSLSIHHHGYSHSPSPPSTHHFHHHHHKINRRASFDDLEQQTCQLSPKVQNRIVKLTPQLKQEMLIDRQRLEDESVIQEVDELNNSPQDSFDHS; encoded by the exons ATGACTGATCATATATCTGGTGCAACTCCACCTCTAATAATTCTTCACTTCAATGACGTCTACAATGTTGAACCAAGAGATCAAGAACCATGTGGAGGTGCTTCCAGATTTTCAACAATGATCAAATCATTTGCTCATCAACaacctatgatattattcaGCGGAGATGTGTTTTCTCCTAGTATAT taaGTACATTTACTAAAGGTGAACAAATGTCAAAGGTGTTAAATGAACTCGGTACACAATGTGCTGTTTTTGGGAATCACGAATTtg actttGGCCTTGAAGTATTATCAGAACGTGTTTCTGAAACTAAATTTCCATGGCTGATGTCCAATGTTGTCGATAACGAGACTGGTAGACCTTTAGGAGATGGTAAAATCACTCATCTTTTAGATTGGCATAATAAGCGAATAGGACTGGTAGGCTTAGTCGAACGTGAGTGGTTAGACACTTTAGCTACTATTGACCCAGAAGAAGTAACATTCATAGACTTTGTGCAAGCTGGCCGGTCTTTAGGAAAACAACTTAAAGAAGATGGCTGTGATTATGTTATAGCTCTTACACATATGCGCATGccaaatgatattaaattagcCGAAAATGTAGATGAAATTGATTTAATTCTTGGTGGTCATGATCACAATTATGATATACGAGAAATCAATGGCAGACATATCATCAAAAGCGGAACTGACTTTAGAGAATTTTCTAAAATCACTATCAATCTTGATGAGCCTAATAATTCAATTGAGGTGAAAAGAATAGAAATCACTAAAGATATTGAAGAAGACGCTGCCATGAAAGAAATTTTGGATTCTTACTTAG GAACAATTGAAGGAAAAATGAGTGaagtattaggtacatttactGTTGAATTAGATGGCCGTTTTAGTCAAATAAGAACTGAAGAAACGAACCTTGGAAATTGGGTGTGTGATGTTCTATTAGCAGCTACAGGAGCAGACTTGGTAATTTTGAATTCAGGAACTTTTAGATCAGATCGTATTCATCCTCCTGGAGATTTCACTTTGGGTGATCTAGTTAATGTTGTGCCAATGCAAGATCCTACTATTGTCATATTAGTAAcag GACAACAAATTTTGGAAGCATTGGAAAATAGTGTTTGTAAATATCCTAAAACAGAAGGACGATTCCCTCAAGTGTCTGGAATTAGTTTTGGTTTCTATCCTGAAGCAGAACCTGGCAAAAGAATTGAACCTGATTTAGTTAGAATAGGAGACGAGTATCTTGTTCCTGATCAGTCTTACAAGTTAGCTACCAAATGTTATTTACATAATGGTTGTGATGGGTATACAATGTTAAAGAACTCTCCCATTAtt GTAAATGATGAAGAATGTCCTGAACTAGGATTAGCTatccaaaatcatttttctgcTATACAAATGCGGCAAGGTAAATCACGCCGATTATCCAAGCACAGGCAAAGTTTAGTCACACTTTCTCGAAG ACATAGTTTGGTGAAGTCAATGGAAGGAAATGAATGGGAAGGTGGGCCGTCGCCACTTAGAAGAGGTTCCCTAACGTCGCCAAGTTTATCCATCCATCATCATGGTTATTCACATTCTCCATCACCACCATCTACTCATCATTTTCACCATCATCATCACAAAATAAATAGACGTGCTAGCTTTGATGATCTAGAACAGCAAACTTGTCAACTATCACCAAAAGTTCAAAATAGAATTGTTAAACTTACTCCACAGCTTAAACAAGAGATGTTAATTGATCGGCAACGTTTGGAAGATGAATCTGTTATACAGGAGGTTGACGAATTAAACAATTCTCCTCAAGATAGTTTTGACCACTCATAA
- the LOC100569870 gene encoding uncharacterized protein LOC100569870, whose protein sequence is MILDKNKLRETNTNELRVNKLAIMSLINKPACLTINNNYVTEISDPPNGRKENSEYKIDQIRTDQNKNSAKDLNLLESLRKSISLGKVIQDKPRPTNTNEWLNPPTTSITNECTCSVYMRVSNTRKENLKNELDQKIKLWNSDRRAMIQDKPGQANEEGPRSKPATKSMEQPTVCSTINNVSVPVVDSTTNMENSAMEERIRKLRHRLDFPNKPRENLEQMSMKKAAPCSIKKYVSVPDVSNPNWRMEYLERDTLRIVKNDVMCVNNVDQFLKTLFR, encoded by the exons ATGATACTAGACAAAAACAAACTGAGAGAAACGAATACAAATGAGCTAAGAGTGAATAAGCTGGCCATTATGTCGTTAATAAACAAACCAGCTTGTTtgaccataaataataattatgtgacaGAGATTTCTGATCCTCCAAACGGGAGGAAGGAAAACTCAGAATACAAAATTGACCAGATAAGAACAGATCAGAATAA aAATAGCGCCAAGGACTTGAATCTTTTGGAGTCGTTGCGCAAATCAATAAGTCt CGGTAAAGTAATACAAGACAAACCGAGACCTACGAATACGAACGAGTGGTTGAATCCTCCCACGACGTCAATAACAAATGAATGTACTTGCTCTGTGTATATGCGGGTATCAAATACGAGGAAGGAAAACTTAAAAAACGAATTAGaccagaaaataaaactatggaACAG TGATCGTCGTGCAATGATACAAGACAAGCCGGGACAAGCGAATGAAGAAGGACCCAGATCGAAACCTGCTACGAAATCAATGGAACAGCCTACAGTTTGTTCGACCATAAATAATGTTTCTGTGCCTGTGGTGGATTCAACCACGAACATGGAAAATTCAGCAATGGAGGAACGGATAAGAAAACTTCGTCAtag ATTAGATTTTCCAAACAAGCCAAGAGAGAATCTCGAGCAGATGTCAATGAAAAAAGCAGCACCTTGTTCAATCAAAAAGTATGTATCTGTTCCAGATGTTTCTAATCCAAACTGGAGGATGGAATACTTAGAACGCGATACACTTAGGATTGTAAAAAATGATGTTATGTGTGTAAACAATGTGGATCAATTCCTTAAAACTTTATTTcgataa